A region of the Oceanihabitans sp. IOP_32 genome:
TACTGGTAATGTTGGCATACTGTGCCAATTGATTTATGGCTACAATTTTAGACGGGGTTTCTTCGTTTGTATAGGGATTAATAAGGGTGAGCATATCCCCTACTTTAAAATCGTAAATCTTAGATTCTGGAATGGTAAATCTAAAATAAACGCTATCTGTTTTATATCCGTTAAACAAGGTATAGCCTGGTGTAAGCAGCTCGCCTTCTACCAAACTTATAGTTTGAACACTCATGTTTGCTGGTGCAATTAAGTACTGCTCATTATATGCCGAAAGCACCTCTTCTTTAGCTCCAAGCGCCCCATCTAGCTGTCCTTTGGCTTGTTCTATTTGCTCGGCTCTTACGCCTTTTTTAACCTCGGCACGTTTGGCTTCAAGCGCATCAACTTGTGCTTGTGCCATGTTCAGCTTCATTTTTACCTCATCAAACTGCTGCAGGCTTAGTAGAGAGTCTTGATACATGTTTTCTAATCTCTTGTAAGATTCTTGAGCAAACTTTAACTGTGCTTTTCCGGCATTTAGTTTGCCTTCTATTTGGTTTAACTGCTCCTTAGTAGCGCCATTATAGGCCATATTAAGCTGCCCTTGCGCCGCTTTTATAGCACCCTCAACCTGCATCATTTTGGCATGTACTTCTGGTATGTTTAGTAATGCTAGCGTGTCACCTGTTTGTACCGTTTGTCCTTCTTCAACATATATTTTTTCTATGCGCCCAGGTACTTTAGCACTAACTGCAATGGTTTCAAATTTCACTTTCCCTCTGTTTGTAGTGATAGTCTCATCTTTACAAGCTTGCAAAGCAATCAAGGCAAGACAGCTTAATGCTATGTTTCTATATCGTTTCATTCGTGTTGTGTTTTAATAAGTTAGTATTCCTTTAGCGTGTAGTAAATCTGCAACAGCGCGTCGTTCCTTAAAATACGATTCTTGTAATTTAAAATTGGCTTTTTCAACATCAGTTAAAGCATCTAAAACATCTGTAATAGAGCTTAAATTGTTTTGGTATTGTTTATTAACCATCTCATACGTATCGTTGGCGAGTTCAATTTCTTTTTTTACAATAATGGTGTTTTGTTGTGCGGCCTGATAACTCAACTCTGCTTTTATAATGCTTAAGGCAATCATTTCTTGCGCTTCTTCAATGCGCTCTTGAAATTTTTGTCTTTCCAATTGTGTTTTTCTACTTTTAAGTCGTGATGTATTCCCATCAAAAACATGCCATTGTACGCCAACACCTACAAACCATTGCGGATCTAATAATGATAAATCATCCTCTATAAATTCGTATCGTCCTTTTATAGCCACCTTAGGAATAAAATTGCTTTTTTCCATTTTAGACTGATAATTTGTGGCTTTCTCAGCTTCTTCCAAAGCTTTCACCTCATACCGCTTTGCTACACTAAAATCTGATGCTAATGAAAATGCTGTTAGTTGCGGTTCTAGTTTTCTTAAGTTTATCTTAGTCTCACCGGTAAGTTGATGAAGCACCTCAATGAGCATAATATTATTATGGTCAAATTCTAACTTTCTAGCAGCCAATTGTTGTTGAGCAATTTCAATTTTTTTTCGGCTTAAAGGTGTTGCCAAACCATTTTCAATAGCTTTACTCACGTAAAACGCTTGTTCATTAAGAAAATCTTCAGTAGTAATAAGCACTTGCTTTGAGGCTTTTACTAAAGCAAGCTTATCATAGGTTTCAATAATTTGTAAAGCCATTTTATCTTTTTCGG
Encoded here:
- a CDS encoding HlyD family secretion protein encodes the protein MKRYRNIALSCLALIALQACKDETITTNRGKVKFETIAVSAKVPGRIEKIYVEEGQTVQTGDTLALLNIPEVHAKMMQVEGAIKAAQGQLNMAYNGATKEQLNQIEGKLNAGKAQLKFAQESYKRLENMYQDSLLSLQQFDEVKMKLNMAQAQVDALEAKRAEVKKGVRAEQIEQAKGQLDGALGAKEEVLSAYNEQYLIAPANMSVQTISLVEGELLTPGYTLFNGYKTDSVYFRFTIPESKIYDFKVGDMLTLINPYTNEETPSKIVAINQLAQYANITSTAPLYQLAEAIYELKVVPTSDVSHQEFYINATILIK
- a CDS encoding TolC family protein; the protein is MIINKRATRLITMVLMLLVSSVIPAQELDPVLKDLIHKGLNKNHSIKNNRLEAQQAKVDQQMAKAVFLPNITFNASYARLNDDITFDDATKTLLMGTQKLIIKDAIGLPFNSPFPDNIPLQQPANLQDKDIFKSSVDLDWVLFSGLEARNALKASKHKEQSLNFLGEAEKDKMALQIIETYDKLALVKASKQVLITTEDFLNEQAFYVSKAIENGLATPLSRKKIEIAQQQLAARKLEFDHNNIMLIEVLHQLTGETKINLRKLEPQLTAFSLASDFSVAKRYEVKALEEAEKATNYQSKMEKSNFIPKVAIKGRYEFIEDDLSLLDPQWFVGVGVQWHVFDGNTSRLKSRKTQLERQKFQERIEEAQEMIALSIIKAELSYQAAQQNTIIVKKEIELANDTYEMVNKQYQNNLSSITDVLDALTDVEKANFKLQESYFKERRAVADLLHAKGILTY